Genomic segment of Levilactobacillus namurensis:
GTCTCTGAAGCGGATCCACCGAGGGTTCAAAGGACTACAGGACACCTTGGAAGCATCATTTATTTAAGTTAGATACATATTATATGTACGAAGGCATTTCATTTACACAAGATTCTTGACGCTACCTCAAAAACTGATTATGCTATTAATGGGGCACATTTTACATTAACGCCAAATGATCATGGCAATGTTTTACACTCTGGCATTAATGGCTTTGATGCGGTTAATTGGCACGGTGAAGCAAGAAATTTGGGTACAGCGGCGGAAATTAATTTCACACGTACTTTTGATGATGAATTCGCCGGACAATTAGCTGCCCAAGTGACCTATCGATTGGACGATGAAGATCGTTTAGACATTATATTTAGTGGCGTTTCAACCGAGAATACATTGTTCAATCCAATGACGCATGTCTACTTTAATTTAGTTGGTAAGGATCAAGATATCAGTCAGCATAAATTACAAATTGCATCACGTCAACATCTTGAAGTTGATAATCACATGATTCCAACCGGTAACGTGATTGATAATCAAAATACAAAATTTGATTTTGCGCATTTGCATGCCTTGGGACAAGAGCATTACGATGATGCTTGGGTATTAGATTCCAGCCGTCAAGGGGAGGGAGTAGGACTAACTTCACCCGATGAAAGTTTGACCTTGACAGTGGATTCAGATCGCAATGGTGTGGTTGTATTCACTGCCAATCCTGACGATAGCAGTGACATTAAAACAGCGCTTGCTATTGAGATGCAGACCTTGCCTGATGCGGTTAATCATGAAGGCTTTGGTGATATTGTTTTGCCAGCAAATGAAACAAAAACATATACTGTAACTTACCAAATTAAAAAAAGCGAGGATAAATAAAAATGGCTAAATTTTCAGATATTAAAGGTTTTGCCTTTGATTTAGATGGCGTTATTGCTGACACGGCGCGCTTTCATGGTGAAGCTTGGCATCAAACAGCTGATGAGGTTGGCACAACTTGGACACCAGAATTGGCTGAAGGTTTGAAGGGCATCAGTCGCATGGCTTCCTTGCAAATGATTTTGGATGCTGGGGATCATGCCGATGATTTTTCTCAAGCAGATAAAGAAGCATTAGCAGAAAAGAAAAATCATAATTATCAACAACTCATTTCAACATTGACGGAAGATGATGTTTTACCTGGCATGAAAGATTTCATTCAATCAGCTATGGCAGCCGGCTATAAAATGTCGGTAGCTTCAGCCTCTAAAAATGCACCAATGATTCTAGATCATTTGGGATTAACTGAGTATTTTGTTGACATTGTTGATCCCGCCACTTTGACAAAGGGAAAACCTGATCCTGAAATCTTCGTTCGTGCTGCGGAAGTCTTACATTTAGATCCAGAAAATGTCATTGGATTGGAAGATTCAGCTGCTGGAATTTCCTCAATCAATGGCGCAGGTGAAACATCACTAGCAGTTGGTATTTCAGATGTGTTGTCAGGAGCGGATCTGAATTTTGAGTCTACTTCAGAAGTGACATTAGCAAATATTGAAGCTAAAATGCAATAGATAACTAAAAAGAGTGTCAGTACATAAAAACACTGACACTTTTTTGTTGTTTTAATTAACATTTGCCACCGTATTGCCCTGCTTGAGTGTGATATCGGTAAAAGTTACGGTATGCGTTGTTGTATGTGATCAACGAGAGCCGTAATAGCTAATTCATCCATCTGTGTAAATTTTTACTGCACAGGTGCTAAAATAGGACGTGCTAATTGGGTTAATTATGTCCAATCGATGATCACAATTGATAGATTCTCAGAGACAGAAATGCCAACACCTTTTGCACCATTTAGTAATCGAATACTGCTGATGTCTGCTGAGCCAATTGCAGTCGTGAAAGGTTGAGGATTCCCAAATATTTTGGAAGCATACTTATATAATATTGGTTATATTGGAGGATTAGTTATTTGATACAGCTTGTAAAAGAAAAATTTGACGTTACTCATTTGCGATTTGTTTTACTCGGCCTGCTTGTGGGTTTAATGAGTGGCACCGTTGTTAGCTTATTTCGCTATTGTATTGAGATAGGGCTGCACTATAGTCGATTGGTATATAGATACTTACGAATCGCGCCGTTTGTTTGGTGGAAATGGGCATTGTTGATAGGCATCAACCTTGGTTTAGCGTTAATTGTGGCTCGACTTCTCAAGAGAGAACCTTATATCGCTGGTTCTGGAATTCCGCAAGTTGAAGGTCAATTGGCTGGTGAATTGGAAATGCACTGGTGGTCAATTCTTTGGCGAAAATTTATCGGTGGTATTCTGGCATTGGGACCTGGATTATTTCTCGGACGAGAAGGACCAGCGATTCAATTAAGTGCGTCAGTTGGTCAAGGTTTCGCTTCTGAGTTTAAGTTATCAGGAACTGATCGCCGACTACTAATTGCATCAGGCGCCGCTGCTGGATTAGCAGCAGCGTTTAATGCCCCCATTGCTGGAACTCTATTTGTCTTAGAAGAGATTTACCATAATTTTTCACCGCTGGTTTGGTTAACAGCATTAGCCGGAGCAATTGGTTCAAATTTTATTTCGCTGAATGTTTTCGGACTTGTTCCCGTGTTACATTTAAGTTATTCACGTAGTTTACCAGTATCAAATTATTGGCACTTAATTTTACTCGGCATTGTTTTGGGATTATTTGGTTACTTATATCAACGGGTCTTGTTAGTTATGCCTAGGTGGTATCATCAATTGACACATTTGCCACGCCCAATACAAGGTATCGTACCATTTCTGCTGGTAATTTTAGTTGGTTACTTTTCGCCAAATTTACTCGGTGGTGGTAATGGCTTAATTTTGGGATTTGGCCAGCATGTTCCACCTTTGTTTGTACTAATTGCAATTTTTATTATACGATTCGTCTTTTCAATGATTTCATATGGTTCCGGATTACCTGGCGGTATTTTCTTGCCGATTCTTTCTTTAGGTGCTGTGATTGGTGCGGTTTATGGCGTCTTAATGAATCAATTAGGATTATTATCGCATGTCTATATCATGAACCTAATCATTTTTTCCATGGCCGGTTACTTTGCTGGAATCGGAAAAGCTCCCTTCACAGCTATCTTGCTGGTAACAGAAATGGTTGGCAATTTAACACATTTAATGCCATTAGCAGTCATATCGTTAACTGCCTACCTTGTTGTTGATTTATTAGGCGGTGCACCAATCTATGAAGCATTGCTTAAGCAGATGACAATGCCTAAAACTGTTCAGCAACTTCATCGACCTGATTATTTGGAAATACCGGTTTTCTTTGGCAGTCCCTTAAACGGCAAAATGGTCCGAGACATGCCATGGCCTAAAGAAGCACTGCTCATTGGAATCCGGCGTGGCGAACAAGAAGTGATTCCACATGGTGACACCTTGATTCATGAAGGTGATACGTTAGTACTGTTAACTGATACAACCCAACGACCCCAAGTTAAACAACGGATTGATGCATTATTAGCAACCTTAGAAAAAAAGCACCAAGACTAAGTTAATAGGTAAATTGGTTTATCATAATGGTAGGTATCAGATTAAGTGGGTCCGTTGGCAGACATAAACATATTGGAAAACTATATACAAATACGGTGAAGTACGAAAAACGCTGAAACAGAATTAGTTGAACCTATTTTGAAAAATACAAAGATAAATAATATGCCGAAAATGCCTTGCTACCCAATTTTTCATAGTCATGCTATAATGTAGACAGAAAAGGAAGCCTTGCGCTAACAAGACTTCCTACGCAAGCCGCTTCAAAGGCGGTGGCGAAGTTAATAAGACAGCATTAAGCTACCCTGTAACCTACCAAAGTTACGCAGGGCGGCTTTTTTATTTGTGGTGCTTGTCGATATAGCTGAGTAGCGCGATTAAAAACGTGCCAAACAGCAACATCAACGAGAGTGCCTGGAAGACGCTCATTGACTGTAAAACCTTCCTGAAGATTATTCCATGTTCCCATGGGCCTCACCTCACAAGGGAAAAGACAGCCACCGCCCTTAAACCTTGCGTAATCTATTATACAGGTGAATTAAGTATTGACCAAGCACAATAAAAATAGATCATGGAGTTTCATGGGATCCTAAATTTGATCAAATTAAGAATCAGCAAAACATCTTTTGTAGATACCCTTTTTTGAGTTCCTGGAGTTTTTCAAGCTTACGCTGATGAAGAGCTATAGTATCGTCTAGTTGTTTGAAAAAGGCAAATTCTATAATTAATCCGAACAGAAATTAAAAAGCCTAAAGCAATCACTTACAATGGTAGTAGCTAATTCCAACCAATATAGGGAGTGATTACTTTGGGTACATCTACTTTATCACGTTTTCAACGTGGCGCACTAGCACAACTGGTCAATGAGGGGAATAAATCTTACCAAGTAATGGCTGACGCCTTAGGCGTCGCCAAAGCTACGATTAGCTATGAGTTGAACCGGGTTAAACCTTATGATCCAGAATTAGCTCAGCAAGATGCAGATCGCAAAAGGCGGAATTGCGGTCGTCGTTCGATGCTGACGGCAGCATTAGCGACTTTAATTACCAATCACTTACGATTAACCTGGTCACCAGAAACCATTGCGGCCGCTTATAACTTGAGCACTGCGTCAATTTATAATTGGCTTAATCGTGGCTGGCTCCCCTTCAAATTGACTGATTTACCCAATCGGAATGTCCGCCAGCACCGAGTGAGCGAAAATCGTGGGAAATTTACAAGCGGGACTTCCATCGAACAACGGCCAACAACTGTTAATCAACGGTTAGCTTTTGGTCATTGGGAAGTAGATACGGTGCTTTCTAGTCGAAGTGAGTCACGATCATGTCTGGTTACATTCGTAGAACGTAAGACCCGACTTCTATGGGCCATCAAACAAAGCCCCTAATAGAACGGCTAAGGCTCTAAACACCGCCTTTGGCAAGTTTATGGGGGCCTTCGGTCCCCAAGTAAAATCCATTACTGTTGATCATGGTAAAGAGTTTGCCAATTATCAGGCCTTAGAACAGGATTATCAGATCAAAGTTTATTTTTGCCATCCATATTCACCATGGGAGCGAGGTTCCAATGAATATTTTAATAGACGGTTACGCTAGTTCTTCCCGAAAAAGACCAATTTTAGCCAAGTAACGACTGATGAGATCCTAGCAGCACTTGAACTAATTAATCAACGACCATTAAAAATACATCATCAACAGACTGCCATTGAAAGATTCCGGGCTTGTTCGGATTAAACTTGTAATTTGCCTGATTTTTCTCAAATGTCTCAAGGGAAAAAAGCATTCGTTATTTTGACTTTGATTTTGGAATTTAGCCAGGATAAAAAGCCGGTCATTATTGACCAGCCTGAAGATAGCTTAGACAATCGATCAATATATCAAGATTTGACGAGATACTTAAAATCAAAAAAGAAAGAACGTCAGATTATTTTAGTAACACATAATCCAAACGTCGTTGTTGGTTCAGATGCAGAAAACGTTATTGTAGCCAATCCAAATTCATCAAAAACACCAAATAAAAACAATGTTCAATTTAGTTATATTAACGGCCCCCTCGAAAACACATTTTTAAATCCAAACTCTGAAAGATTATTGGAGTCGAAAGGCATTAGAGAACATGTTATAGAAATTCTTGAAGGTGGAAAAGAAGCGTTTAAAGAACGTGAGAATAAATACACATCTGAATTTTCTTCATCTATATAGAGGTTTAGTATGAACTGAAAAATTAATTTTACCTTGACCCAGTTACCTGGTGTGCATCAAATAAGTAGTGATTGAGCACCAAACGAAAAGATTTATTAGATTAATAAGTAAAGCAAACCTCTGAGTTGGAGTAAATCCAAACTCAGGGGTTTTACTGGTCTAACTGTTTTTCAGACCATTCTCTGTAAACTGCATCTGGCCACTAGGGTATACCCTAGTGGTCTTTTTTATTTCTGTGCTATACTAGGAATTACAAGTGTTCATTAGAACTGTCCAAAAGGAGAATTGGAAATGGCTAAAATCGATTATGCGCGTGTGAGTTCCAAGGAGCAACATTTAGATCGACAATTAGCGGCTTTAAAAGGCGTTGATAAATTATTTACGGATAAATTAAGTGGGGCTAACACTAATCGGCCAGAACTGCAAAAAATGCTGGCCTATATTCGTGAGGGTGATATTGTCCTGGTCACTGAATTAGATCGCTTAGGCAGAAACAACCAGGATTTGACTAAGATCATGAACTCCATTCAAAATAAGGGGGCCACCCTAGATGTGTTGAATTTACCGTCCATGACCGGGATTGCGGATCCCAACTTACGGCAACTGATGACCAATTTGATTATTGAACTCTACAAGTACCAAGCTGAAAGTGAACGTAAGCGGATCATTGATCGACAGCAACAAGGCATTGCGCTTGCCAAACAGCAAGGTAAATATCATGGCCGCAAACCCCAATATGCCAAAGATGATCCCCGTTTGCAACACGCTTTTAAGCTTTATCAAACGGGTATGAGTGATGTAGATGTTGCCCGTAATACAGGGATTAAACGGACGACCTTTATCAGATATCGAAAGAAATTCAATATACAAAGATGATGTTTACATGAGAGAATCATAGCAGAGCGGACCACTTGAAACTTCTAACTCCACTAAAATCCGAGAAATGACCAAGAAAAATGACAACTCTTCGAATATTGTTACTTCAAATTAAAATCAAAAATGATTACCTTAAAAATTGAGGTTTTTTAATTACCCGGTTTGTAAAATTAAGTTAGAAATTTAAAAAGCCATTTGTGATAGACTTTTGAGTGTCAAAATCAAAAGAAAGGCTGATCACAAATGACCTATACTCATCTTACTATAGACGAACTTGCCACAATTTATTCTTTTTGGAAACTCGGTAAAGAGGCTTATCTAGTGGCCCCAGCGCTCCATCGGAGTGCTGAAACTGTGTATCGTATTTATCGGTTTCTTGACGCTGGCGGTACGATTATTGATTACCAATGCCACTATCGAAAGCATAAACAACATTGTGGGCGTAAACCAATTCAACTACGCCCTGATGAACTGGCCTATATTCAAGCCAAAACTCAAGCTGGTTGGCAACCAGCTACCATTATTAATCGCCAAGAACGGGCTTTCAGCTGTGGGGTTCGAACCCTTTACCGCCTTTTCAAACGCGGTGTTTTGGGGTTGTCGACCAAAGATTTACCGATGCACGGCAAACGGCACCCTAATGGTTACATTGAACGCCGTGGGAAAGCGGGTCAATTGGGCAGGGATTTAAAGAATCGTTATCAGGACTATCCTAATTTTAATCAAGAATTCGGCCATTTAGAAGGTGACACGGTTCAAGGTAAAAACCATCAGGGTGCGGTAACCACGCTGGTTGAACGACAAACTAAGGTCGCAATTGTGCTGAATTCGCATACCAAGTCGGCACACGATGTCAATCGTAGTTTAGCAGGATGGCTTTCGAAGCTGCCACGACACCTATTTAAGTCAATTACGTTTGACAATGGTAAGGAGTTCGCCGGTTGGCGAACCATTGCTAACCAATTTGATTTAAATATTTACTTTGCCGCTGTCGGAGCACCCAATCAACGTGGTTTAAATGAGAACACCAATGGTCTGCTGCGTAAAGATGGTTTACGTCACAATCTTATTATGGACCAGCTATCAGATGGATTTTTTCAAACAGTTGCCAGTCGACGAAACCACATCCCACGAAAAAGTTTGGGTTACCAGACACCTCTGGAAGCATTCATCAGTCAGATTACAGATGAACAGTTAAAAAATTTCTAACTTAATTTGACAATTCGGGAGATTAAAAACACTGCTTTTGGCTTCCGTAATTGGGAGAACTTTGTCAACCGTATTAAGATTCAACGCCAATGGCTTCACCCAGCACGCCAAACTGTGACGGTATAAAAAAGTACCTAGACCAATTAAGCTCCAGATACTTCATAAGGATTCCATCAACTTCACATGACAAATAACAAAAAACTGGCATTGGTGTGGTCCAATGCCAGAAATTTTACAGTCAATATCATTTGTTTTTTAGATCATCAACAGTATTAATATTCTTCATATATTTGGGAACTGCCAACCCTGTTTGAGCACCCTTCAAATTTTTGCGCAATTGAACATACTTACCTTTGTACTTCTTGGCATACAAGCCTTGGGTAACTGGTAACTCAGCAGTCACGGAAGCGTCAGAACTACCATTAGCTATCGAATTCCACATAACTCCCACGTCTAACTGTTGCATTGTAGCTTTATATCCTTTTTGCTTCAACAAAGTCGTTACTAAAGTGGTTGCCGCAATTTCATAGTCATATGGTGTATAAACTAATTTAATTTTTTTGCCATGACCGTTTGGCACCCCCGCTGTCCATGCTTTGACTTGTTTAGGATGGTTTTTAATAAACTGATTGACAGCTTTTTGCTTATTCATGCCACCGTTTATGTTCAGCATTACTGGATTTGACATTGAAATTGTCCAATGGAAATTCTTTAGTAACTTAGTAGCACCTGGATTATCTTTTTCCAACCCTTTACGTGTAATGGTGCGCATTGATTCACCATTACCATAAACATGTTTTGGATCTTTTAAAAATTTCAACGAATATTTAGCAACCATCCAGTGTGGCTGCCAGCCAGTAACAACGATAGGCTGTTTATTTTTAACTGCCTTGGATAACGTGCTAATCATCGCAGCTGTAGAACTTGGCATGATCTGCCAGTTAGCCTGTTTCAACTTATATTTTGACAACAATGTTTGTGTATTAGCCATTTCACCCGCACCAGCTTCGATCCCTGTAATCGTATAATTGATTTGCGGTCCTAACTTTTTATGTGAGTCGTATTCAGCTGGTTTAGCACAAGCACTAACTATGGCTGTCAAACATATAATCACTGTGGCCATTTGCAAATAACGGAGA
This window contains:
- the pgmB gene encoding beta-phosphoglucomutase, which codes for MAKFSDIKGFAFDLDGVIADTARFHGEAWHQTADEVGTTWTPELAEGLKGISRMASLQMILDAGDHADDFSQADKEALAEKKNHNYQQLISTLTEDDVLPGMKDFIQSAMAAGYKMSVASASKNAPMILDHLGLTEYFVDIVDPATLTKGKPDPEIFVRAAEVLHLDPENVIGLEDSAAGISSINGAGETSLAVGISDVLSGADLNFESTSEVTLANIEAKMQ
- a CDS encoding chloride channel protein, producing MIQLVKEKFDVTHLRFVLLGLLVGLMSGTVVSLFRYCIEIGLHYSRLVYRYLRIAPFVWWKWALLIGINLGLALIVARLLKREPYIAGSGIPQVEGQLAGELEMHWWSILWRKFIGGILALGPGLFLGREGPAIQLSASVGQGFASEFKLSGTDRRLLIASGAAAGLAAAFNAPIAGTLFVLEEIYHNFSPLVWLTALAGAIGSNFISLNVFGLVPVLHLSYSRSLPVSNYWHLILLGIVLGLFGYLYQRVLLVMPRWYHQLTHLPRPIQGIVPFLLVILVGYFSPNLLGGGNGLILGFGQHVPPLFVLIAIFIIRFVFSMISYGSGLPGGIFLPILSLGAVIGAVYGVLMNQLGLLSHVYIMNLIIFSMAGYFAGIGKAPFTAILLVTEMVGNLTHLMPLAVISLTAYLVVDLLGGAPIYEALLKQMTMPKTVQQLHRPDYLEIPVFFGSPLNGKMVRDMPWPKEALLIGIRRGEQEVIPHGDTLIHEGDTLVLLTDTTQRPQVKQRIDALLATLEKKHQD
- a CDS encoding putative holin-like toxin → MSVFQALSLMLLFGTFLIALLSYIDKHHK
- a CDS encoding recombinase family protein, whose protein sequence is MAKIDYARVSSKEQHLDRQLAALKGVDKLFTDKLSGANTNRPELQKMLAYIREGDIVLVTELDRLGRNNQDLTKIMNSIQNKGATLDVLNLPSMTGIADPNLRQLMTNLIIELYKYQAESERKRIIDRQQQGIALAKQQGKYHGRKPQYAKDDPRLQHAFKLYQTGMSDVDVARNTGIKRTTFIRYRKKFNIQR
- a CDS encoding IS30 family transposase → MTYTHLTIDELATIYSFWKLGKEAYLVAPALHRSAETVYRIYRFLDAGGTIIDYQCHYRKHKQHCGRKPIQLRPDELAYIQAKTQAGWQPATIINRQERAFSCGVRTLYRLFKRGVLGLSTKDLPMHGKRHPNGYIERRGKAGQLGRDLKNRYQDYPNFNQEFGHLEGDTVQGKNHQGAVTTLVERQTKVAIVLNSHTKSAHDVNRSLAGWLSKLPRHLFKSITFDNGKEFAGWRTIANQFDLNIYFAAVGAPNQRGLNENTNGLLRKDGLRHNLIMDQLSDGFFQTVASRRNHIPRKSLGYQTPLEAFISQITDEQLKNF
- a CDS encoding glycine betaine ABC transporter substrate-binding protein encodes the protein MISLKKRILRYLQMATVIICLTAIVSACAKPAEYDSHKKLGPQINYTITGIEAGAGEMANTQTLLSKYKLKQANWQIMPSSTAAMISTLSKAVKNKQPIVVTGWQPHWMVAKYSLKFLKDPKHVYGNGESMRTITRKGLEKDNPGATKLLKNFHWTISMSNPVMLNINGGMNKQKAVNQFIKNHPKQVKAWTAGVPNGHGKKIKLVYTPYDYEIAATTLVTTLLKQKGYKATMQQLDVGVMWNSIANGSSDASVTAELPVTQGLYAKKYKGKYVQLRKNLKGAQTGLAVPKYMKNINTVDDLKNK